The following are encoded in a window of Plasmodium vivax chromosome 10, whole genome shotgun sequence genomic DNA:
- a CDS encoding hypothetical protein, conserved (encoded by transcript PVX_080500A), protein MKKDSRAGETRETPPGKTHIEKYHANPFTNSKEDYYNEKTLRIICSILLCKNIKRVDCAVLDLLFNFFIKMVKTIGMNCRRFSSLRGSVVVNYIDIKHCAKLALTNLYEEIYTMSNLNDLFESLPYEVEEQDDAAKKKNHNYINVLQNSYLYYKQLCMKQREKYDSMENLDGTMNPLDSLHNMTNMSYLTIGNNSSSNENVNVLFLNENIDIEKYKEIMKLKKKYVHDHMPIIPLSLNRKEKKTGLYNDKADYYEELSSSHSSSVNSSSSSSSESSRPSSDDSEFFHHMGENGSEGKRLESHTKDDMGQEKMQVLSLLPKLRDIYMQKGQRARQGGDPQAPAECLFNSLNIFGAPDGGGP, encoded by the coding sequence ATGAAGAAAGATAGCCGCGCCGGAGAGACGAGGGAAACCCCCCCCGGAAAGACGCACATAGAAAAGTACCATGCAAACCCATTCACAAACTCGAAGGAAGATTActataatgaaaaaacgcTTAGAATCATATGCTCCATACTgttgtgtaaaaatataaaaagggtAGACTGTGCAGTGCTAGATTTgctgtttaatttttttataaaaatggtgaagacGATCGGGATGAATTGCAGGAGGTTCTCCTCCCTCAGAGGAAGTGTCGTTGTGAATTACATAGACATTAAGCATTGCGCCAAATTGGCTTTAACTAATTTGTATGAGGAAATTTACACGATGAGCAATTTGAATGACCTCTTTGAAAGCCTCCCATATGAGGTGGAAGAGCAGGATgatgcggcaaaaaaaaaaaatcacaactATATTaacgttttgcaaaactcCTATTTATACTACAAACAGCTGTGTATGAAACAGAGGGAAAAATACGACTCGATGGAAAACTTGGATGGGACGATGAACCCCTTGGACAGTCTACACAACATGACCAACATGAGCTATCTCACCATTGGGAACAACTCTTCAtcaaatgaaaatgtaaatgttttatttttaaacgaaAATATAGATATTGAAAAGTACAAAGAAATtatgaaattgaaaaaaaaatatgtacatgatCATATGCCCATTATTCCACTGTCCCTAAAtcggaaagaaaaaaaaacgggacTTTACAATGACAAGGCGGATTACTACGAGGAGTTATCTTCTTCCCACAGCTCTTCCGTCAACTCCTCATCGTCTTCTTCGTCCGAGTCGTCCCGTCCCTCCAGTGATGATTCGGAGTTCTTCCACCACATGGGTGAAAACGGCTCTGAGGGAAAAAGACTTGAGAGCCACACGAAGGACGACATGGGGCAGGAGAAAATGCAGGTGTTGAGTCTCCTGCCCAAGCTACGGGACATATACATGCAGAAGGGGCAGCGCGCGCGCCAAGGGGGGGACCCGCAGGCCCCTGCCGAGTGCCTGTTTAATTCTCTGAATATTTTCGGGGCCCCCGACGGGGGCGGCCCCTAg
- a CDS encoding hypothetical protein, conserved (encoded by transcript PVX_080495A): protein MSAKRFFNIVQAEDDEGKKKKKKVNTRRGEEPRGEGEPRGEGEPHGEGEPRGEGEPHGEEEQPVREASELKENEEAVEVASQGGDPLGNDAKATGEGSGTQGVQAKQNEISEQCADGLEAKGEGTPDKGTHNGSARKGKEKNAAEDPNEDPNEDPNEDPNEGPTEDPNEDPNEDPNEGPTEDPNEDPNEGPTEDPTEDPTEEPSDQLGDALHARRGTGGEASGDEKAIRLKEKKADEAAAPFEPLQGGERDNGGVSGVEVVDHCSKGDTSGATPRDVPQKGSSNLDRDGDSRTVGRGAPNEAPRGGEAKKGKEQQVGSNPGGVTNKAVIGKAVSEKAEKAAPQSGPDSQQKQQQQRDQQPQRDQQPQGCADGFARSWNGFKGYYDMYGCGYAGGAANVAGESSASCARYASHVNYSCSYNYNYNYDHCYSCNHCYNYDHCYNYDHCYNYSCSYNYDRNCYSACGEDAFSSLLDRSIQLMKKNDKVKEMLKRPAKLQVTQEELNKVEHAEGNDPYNIWFGRYVQDKFDRGSSSSSTTGAHRFVARFKCKPSTDSGYTKADKNLTSRQFFCIYFARGCCAYGHNCLYRHRIPNENDELQFEHTVDIFGREKFSTFKEDMSGVGNFNSECRTLFIGSIHIDSLEQVHLIEQILYDEFSNFGSIDYVRFVPFKNIAFVQYSYRVNAEFAKVAMSDQPIENHSTALTIKWAFELKNPPHHSFQHYANPYVYNQSPLVSSTWQQYVSQQRERQQFGGPPQMAFPHPFGWPPYTAKKIKNRCNRLNGSLHQVDHMFDMQRWRFGEAAHQRCHKIDAHFLSVEWHNCN, encoded by the exons ATGAGCGCGAAGCGGTTTTTTAATATAGTCCAAGCAGAGGAcgatgaggggaaaaaaaaaaaaaaaaaagttaacacgcgaaggggggaagaaccacGCGGGGAGGGAGAACCACGCGGGGAGGGAGAACCACACGGGGAGGGAGAACCACGCGGGGAGGGAGAACCAcacggggaggaagaacaaCCTGTCCGGGAAGCGTCTGAATTGaaagaaaacgaagaagCTGTAGAAGTGGCCAGCCAAGGGGGTGATCCCCTGGGGAACGATGCCAAGGCGACGGGGGAAGGAAGCGGCACTCAAGGCGTCCAAGCTAAGCAGAACGAAATAAGCGAGCAATGTGCTGATGGGTTGGAAGCGAAAGGTGAAGGCACCCCAGACAAAGGAACACACAATGGGAGTGCgcggaaggggaaggaaaagaacgCCGCTGAGGATCCCAATGAGGATCCCAATGAGGATCCCAATGAGGATCCCAATGAGGGTCCCACTGAGGATCCCAATGAGGATCCCAATGAGGATCCCAATGAGGGTCCCACTGAGGATCCCAATGAGGATCCCAATGAGGGTCCCACTGAGGATCCCACTGAGGATCCCACTGAGGAGCCCTCTGACCAGTTAGGCGATGCATTACATGCTCGTAGAGGaaccgggggggaagccagtGGTGATGAGAAGGCCATCcgattaaaggaaaaaaaggcagatgAGGCGGCGGCCCCATTTGAACCTCTGCAGGGAGGGGAAAGGGATAACGGAGGAGTAAGCGGGGTGGAAGTTGTGGATCATTGTAGTAAAGGGGACACATCCGGAGCGACCCCACGTGATGTCCCTCAAAAGGGAAGTAGCAACCTTGACAGGGATGGCGATAGCCGCACTGTGGGAAGGGGCGCACCGAATGAAGCGCcgcgagggggagaagcaaagaaggggaaagagCAGCAGGTGGGAAGTAACCCAGGAGGGGTGACAAACAAAGCGGTCATCGGAAAGGCGGTCAGCGAAAAGGCAGAGAAGGCCGCACCGCAGAGTGGACCCGACAGtcagcagaagcagcagcagcagcgcgATCAGCAACCGCAGCGCGATCAGCAACCGCAGGGCTGCGCTGACGGTTTTGCTCGGAGCTGGAATGGCTTCAAAGGCTACTACGACATGTACGGCTGCGGCtacgcggggggggcggcgaaCGTGGCCGGCGAGTCGAGCGCGAGCTGCGCGAGATACGCGAGCCATGTAAACTACAGCTGCAGCTACAACTACAACTACAACTACGACCACTGCTACAGCTGCAACCACTGCTACAACTACGACCACTGCTACAACTACGACCACTGCTACAACTACAGCTGCAGCTACAACTACGACCGGAATTGCTACAGCGCCTGCGGGGAGGACGCCTTCTCCTCGCTGCTCGACAGAAGCATCCAgctgatgaagaagaacgaTAAGGTAAAGGAAATGCTGAAGAGGCCTGCCAAACTGCAAGTGACCCAAGAGGAGCTAAACAAAGTGGAGCACGCTGAAGGGAATGACCCCTACAACATCTGGTTCGGGAGGTACGTGCAGGATAAGTTTGacagggggagcagcagtagcagcaCCACTGGTGCACACCGCTTTGTGGCGAGATTCAAATGCAAACCGTCTACCGACTCGGGATATACCAAAGCAGATAAGAACCTGACGAGCAGACAATTTTTCTGCATCTACTTTGCACGAGGCTGTTGTGCTTATGGGCACAACTGTCTCTACAGACACAGAATTCCAAACGAAAATGATGAGTTACAGTTTGAACATACCGTAGATATTTTTGGAAGAGAAAAGTTTAGTACCTTCAAAGAGGACATGAGTGGGGTGGGCAACTTCAACAGCGAATGTAGAACCCTTTTCATAGGAAGCATTCACATTGACAGTTTGGAGCAAGTGCATCTAATCGAGCAGATTCTATATGATGAGTTCAGCAACTTTGGAAGCATCGATTATGTGAGGTTTGtaccttttaaaaatattgcctTCGTGCAGTATTCCTATAGGGTCAATGCTGAGTTTGCCAAGGTGGCTATGTCGGACCAACCCATTGAAAATCACTCCACGGCGCTGACCATCAAGTGGGCCTTCGAGCTGAAGAACCCGCCCCATCACTCCTTTCAGCATTACGCCAACCCGTATGTGTATAACCAGAGCCCCCTCGTCTCGTCCACGTGGCAGCAGTACGTCTCGCAGCAGAGGGAGCGCCAGCAGTTCGGTGGTCCCCCGCAAATGGCTTTTCCGCACCCGTTTGGTTGGCCTCCATA cacagcaaaaaaaatcaagAACAGGTGCAACCGTCTGAATGGCAGCCTGCACCAAGTGGACCACATGTTTGACATGCAGCGTTGGCGATTTGGGG AAGCGGCGCATCAGCGTTGCCACAAAATcgatgcacattttttaagcgTCGAGTGGCATAACTGTAATTGA
- a CDS encoding hypothetical protein, conserved (encoded by transcript PVX_080490A) yields the protein MNQAERRLSRWPHRARGFSRYSEKQPLRERKRSQPILGAMRGIPLRDVLSKWNCLTVEHARKGEKQMKKVIKKTYAELHVKYEEVRAKYKDTFPTWRDKRMKVLKRVGPFFQKGVFIRSIPIDGGQMKTILQKTFSLGGRVFFKKLKLLYRDANVPYYKNLFYHHFGRAPVTYTLMSLHILVFLLWVKAKPGDTYSYIGMPPRGYYYPHSNAYTPLGGRNASSNYSSPFRLLNFLTMEFMYTHFCCGVQQLRERRLYTLVTNLISHNTGQSLLLNTISLFYIGRSFEMAINSRNFFLTYFLSGIISSYVQICYHKGGRFFLSPTSSSPYGNVCVLGASGSISSILATYTLMFPRSSIYLYGVLALPLALFTSLYGANEVYCVLTDKKDNTGHVAHLTGMFLGILYYYAYVKGRVPL from the exons ATGAACCAAGCGGAGAGGCGCCTGTCCCGGTGGCCGCACCGGGCCCGGGGCTTCTCCCGGTACTCGGAGAAGCAACCCCTcagggagaggaagaggagtCAGCCCATTTTAGGAGCCATGCGAGGCATCCCCCTGCGGGATGTTCTTTCCAAATGGAACTGCTTAACAGTGGAGCATGCTCGTAAAGGAGAGAAGCAGATGAAGAAGGTTATAAAAAAGACATATGCAGAATTGCATGTTAAATATGAAGAGGTGAGGGCGAAGTATAAGGACACCTTCCCCACGTGGAGAGACAAAAGAATGAAAGTTCTAAAGCGAGTGGGTCCATTCTTCCAAAAGGGGGTATTCATAAGAAGCATACCAATTGATGGGGGGCAAATGAAGACCATCCTACAGAAAACTTTTTCACTTGGAGGGAGAgtcttctttaaaaaattgaagctCCTCTATCGGGATGCAAACGTGCCctactataaaaatttattttatcatcacTTTGGGAGAGCACCTGTAACGTATACGTTGATGTCTTTGCACATTTTGGTTTTCCTCCTATGGGTGAAGGCCAAGCCTGGGGATACATACAGCTACATTGGGATGCCTCCAAGGGGTTATTACTACCCCCATTCGAATGCATatacccccctggggggtaGGAATGCCTCGTCTAATtactcctccccctttaggCTTTTAAACTTCCTTACGATGGAATTTATGTACACCCACTTTTGCTGTGGAGTGCAACAGCTGAGGGAGAGGAGACTCTACACACTCGTGACGAACCTCATCAGCCACAACACTGGGCAGTCCCTCCTGCTGAACACCATTTCGCTGTTCTACATCGGCAGGTCCTTCGAGATGGCTATCAACTcgaggaatttttttttaacttattttCTTAGTGGGATCATATCGTCCTATGTGCAGATTTGTTACCACAAGGGTGGGCGGTTCTTCTTATCTCCCACCTCCTCCTCTCCCTACGGCAACGTCTGCGTCTTGGGGGCCAGCGGCAGCATCAGCTCCATCCTCGCCACCTACACGCTCATGTTCCCTCGCAGCAGCATTTATCTCTACGGGGTCCTGGCGCTTCCCCTG GCCCTGTTCACCTCCCTCTACGGCGCCAACGAGGTCTACTGCGTGCTGACGGACAAGAAGGACAACACAG GCCACGTGGCACACCTCACTGGGATGTTCCTGGGAATCCTCTACTACTACGCCTACGTCAAGGGGAGGGTGCCCCTGTAG
- a CDS encoding hypothetical protein, conserved (encoded by transcript PVX_080505A), whose translation MERDPRETPLDGDLHLGLPPQRSFKQNNSCGIAEGRLVKKGVSAANSLAHREEEERGEHSLYGGCHLDGNTSRHRNGRMAVANLGRGNCLGCANCRSGADQGELPKCCEEVNGDQNKRRGNRTCEKPQWDRSNLKRQTQRSISGLLRREEIPPHFKTSEVLHHLGEGGAGQGDGHSSTSWNGTDYTNFEDSDEEVGSPGDGEEGVAQGVNFGTTLENISPSNSQAVHMMGSALEHYGWRRKKKKKKKKDTQCRDEQASGGESEQVLHNMANQKLTGTSIMLTGEKSKYIYKLVPFFKNGEARFYMNAFAAYDQVCGQFGRAPRGAHKGGAFDERGECDQRNHLGEMHTSMQSAMAYFHLMNERAAGATRKKPPRSSPCQGTPQGGQVGEAMGAPPNRAAVIRSANTNGAHFREDREGESPQVEENKNGGMCSHYTANTSEEAKLLKLLGKLKQPVEEGETEIPPSEGPPACVGRGGMSCRYPQRRSGCYSKKRNTSTLGDHRILAFLVRQKLIPKCYNIVPVYRCEGEEAASYLAETPKMGSGTPSAGSTAGYVAGVRGTKSRTEEPLLNGGRDDVAVRRDTPREEAEKWRVGKMSDFVKMCHFAEAVEGTPGGDPPKRTVHFALKLKKICHSIDHRHQNVLDLKLGYNTLKDNDIQFSERLKEESDSIDWSEKEKYVKRWSRMKKNIRSEHLNTSDEHIIELSARDLGLPPSFFSYDNQEIYCLLKSWKQEITARMTTQRRLGFRICALVCGVTQQGVLTDQGVREFYADCVAKYGSLTDGGAGCCGSEDQQCSHGRPCHTEQHSFICHSQQHLHRDGERPPPSIDHCYDRAHNKLQISRDVGLHLREEHVLYALTYFFKSIVSIVLPKLISLKVWLEEQRVYSFCSTSLLIIYDRRNPQTCDIKWIDFTYSFDNTVSPSRYEQMKSGRLNLDILFGVNNLIKLCRTVFFESEVPPSPSRPSSIERKRSHLGIHDEL comes from the coding sequence ATGGAAAGGGACCCCCGGGAGACACCGCTCGACGGGGACCTCCATTTGGGGCTACCCCCCCAGAGGAGCTTCAAACAAAATAACAGCTGTGGCATCGCAGAGGGACGCCTCGTGAAAAAGGGAGTCAGTGCAGCGAATTCTTTGGCTCATcgtgaggaagaagaaaggggAGAGCATTCCCTGTATGGAGGGTGTCACCTGGATGGAAATACGAGTAGGCATCGAAATGGCCGAATGGCCGTTGCCAACTTGGGAAGGGGCAACTGTCTAGGATGTGCAAACTGTCGCAGCGGAGCCGATCAAGGGGAGTTACCAAAGTGCTGTGAGGAGGTAAATGGAGATCAAAACAAGAGAAGGGGTAACCGCACATGTGAGAAGCCCCAATGGGATCGCTCCAATTTGAAGAGACAAACACAACGTAGTATTAGTGGTCTTCTTAGACGTGAGGAgattcccccccattttaaaACGTCGGAAGTTTTGCATCACTTAGGGGAAGGGGGAGCTGGCCAAGGAGACGGTCACAGTAGCACCAGTTGGAATGGCACTGACTACACCAACTTTGAAGACTCAGATGAAGAGGTTGGCAGTCCTGGGGATGGGGAGGAGGGAGTTGCCCAAGGGGTAAACTTCGGAACCACGCTGGAAAATATCTCCCCAAGCAACAGCCAAGCCGTTCATATGATGGGGAGCGCTTTGGAACATTATGgatggagaagaaaaaaaaaaaaaaaaaaaaaaaaggatacacAATGTAGGGATGAGCAGGCCAGTGGGGGGGAGTCCGAGCAAGTGCTGCATAACATGGCCAACCAGAAGCTGACTGGCACCTCCATCATGCTGACCGGGGAGAAGTCCAAATACATTTACAAGCtggtccccttttttaaaaacgggGAGGCGAGGTTCTACATGAATGCCTTTGCGGCGTACGACCAAGTGTGCGGGCAGTTCGGGAGGGCCCCCCGGGGGGCCCACAAAGGTGGTGCATTCGACGAACGTGGCGAGTGCGACCAACGTAACCACCTCGGGGAGATGCACACCAGCATGCAGAGCGCCATGGCCTACTTCCACCTCATGAACGAGAGGGCGGCGGGCGCCACCCGGAAGAAGCCACCCCGCAGCAGCCCCTGCCAGGGCACCCCACAAGGGGGCCAAGTGGGCGAGGCGATGGGTGCCCCCCCCAACAGGGCAGCGGTTATTAGAAGTGCAAACACAAACGGGGCTCATTTTAGGGAAGACCGCGAAGGGGAAAGCCCCCAagtggaggaaaataaaaatggaggaatGTGTAGCCACTACACCGCGAACACCTCAGAGGAAGCAAAGTTACTGAAGCTGCTGGGTAAGCTTAAACAACCTGTGGAGGAAGGAGAGACAGAAATCCCCCCCAGTGAAGGCCCACCTGCATGTGTAGGAAGGGGTGGCATGTCTTGTCGCTACCcgcaaaggagaagcggcTGTTactccaaaaaaaggaacaccaGTACGCTGGGCGATCACCGCATCTTAGCCTTTTTGGTCAGACAGAAGCTCATTCCAAAGTGTTACAATATAGTGCCCGTGTATCGGtgcgagggggaagaggcggCCTCCTACTTGGCGGAGacccccaaaatgggaagtggGACCCCAAGTGCAGGCTCCACTGCGGGTTACGTAGCAGGGGTGAGGGGAACCAAGTCGCGTACGGAAGAGCCGCTCCTTAACGGTGGACGTGACGACGTAGCGGTGAGGAGAGATACTCCTCGTGAAGAGGCCGAGAAGTGGAGGGTCGGGAAGATGAGCGATTTTGTGAAGATGTGCCATTTTGCGGAGGCAGTCGAAGGGACGCCAGGTGGAGACCCGCCCAAACGCACAGTCCACTTCGCGCtgaaactgaaaaaaatctGCCACTCGATAGACCACCGACACCAGAACGTGCTTGACCTCAAGCTGGGGTACAACACATTGAAGGATAACGACATACAGTTTAGTGAAAGgctgaaggaggagagcGACTCGATTGATTggagcgaaaaggaaaagtatGTGAAGAGGTGGTCcaggatgaagaaaaacatacGAAGTGAGCATCTAAATACAAGTGATGAGCACATCATAGAGCTGTCTGCGAGGGACTtgggcctccccccctccttctTCAGCTACGACAATCAGGAGATTTACTGCCTTTTAAAATCCTGGAAGCAAGAAATTACTGCGCGTATGACCACGCAGAGGAGGCTAGGGTTTCGTATATGCGCTCTGGTCTGTGGAGTGACACAGCAGGGGGTGTTGACGGACCAGGGGGTGCGGGAGTTCTACGCGGACTGCGTGGCGAAGTATGGGTCGCTCACCGATGGTGGTGCGGGCTGCTGTGGGAGCGAGGATCAGCAGTGTAGCCATGGCCGTCCTTGCCATACAGAGCAGCATAGCTTCATTTGCCATTCCCAGCAACATCTACACCGAGACGGGGAGAGACCCCCACCCAGCATCGACCACTGCTACGACCGCGCCCACAACAAGCTGCAAATCAGCAGAGATGTGGGACTCCACCTACGGGAGGAGCACGTGCTGTACGCCCTGACCTACTTTTTCAAAAGCATCGTTTCGATTGTTCTCCCCAAATTGATCAGCTTGAAAGTGTGGCTGGAAGAGCAACGCGTTTATTCCTTCTGCTCCACCTCCttgttaataatatatgacCGAAGAAACCCGCAGACGTGTGACATCAAGTGGATTGATTTCACCTATTCCTTTGACAACACGGTGTCTCCAAGTAGATATGAACAGATGAAAAGTGGGAGGCTCAATTTGGACATCCTTTTTGgcgtaaataatttaattaagtTGTGCAGAACGGTGTTTTTTGAGAGTGAAGTACCGCCATCCCCATCGCGTCCGTCGAGCATTGAGAGGAAGAGGTCCCATCTGGGGATACACGATGAGTTGTGA